The following are encoded in a window of Glandiceps talaboti chromosome 5, keGlaTala1.1, whole genome shotgun sequence genomic DNA:
- the LOC144435410 gene encoding riboflavin transporter 2-like — METQNSKLFISAVHTLVCLFGMASWLSNSGVMLQLPIMVNYLPEGWALGSYITLINQLASFGVIVFCIPQCFTSKRFEIVTNYVFFSVEILACIMLALFWDRTSGTTEGEEHSTALLIICFFMALGNKTSNLSFLAFMTLFPNVYMGSYFVGDALNNFVPSVLALLQGAGGNPECRNMTIVSSTVIGNVSINTTYHETEYYYPTPRYPVELYFIVIGILLCVSLLSHSMLAHMPIIAKIHLRDDENSKPKHTKSIRWSSSTEITTETSNLYASQSKPKHYGTDNTLYKNKEKTENKVMQNENADPIDSSLENEDAPTEDQPLLKKSRSVSLCRRDWIYLLTMHGWSCAMTYSVMPSIQAYSTLPYGNATYHFAVTLGLVTMPTASLCVHWLPAKSNVSIGVFSTLATLVASYIIYIGLTSPNPPLCGSMWGPILSVTSWILFYFLFTYVRVSVGVLFREEGHTALLWYGGVLIIASFLGAVVTFPMVNVLHLFQSNDPCEFTCY; from the exons ATGGAAACCCAAAACAGCAAATTATTCATCTCTGCTGTACATACATTGGTATGTTTATTCGGAATGGCGTCTTGGCTGAGTAATAGCGGGGTTATGTTACAATTGCCAATAATGGTGAACTATCTTCCAGAAGGCTGGGCCTTAGGCTCTTATATCacattaattaatcaattagcAAGCTTTGGAGTCATCGTTTTCTGCATACCTCAATGCTTTACGTCGAAAAGGTTCGAAATTGTTactaattatgtatttttttcagtggAAATATTGGCATGTATTATGCTTGCATTGTTCTGGGATCGTACTTCAGGTACTACGGAAGGAGAAGAGCACAGCACTGCCTTGCTGATAATTTGTTTCTTTATGGCATTGGGAAATAAAACATCGAACCTGTCATTTTTAGCCTTTATGACACTGTTTCCAAATGTTTACATGGGATCATACTTTGTCGGTGATGCATTGAATAACTTTGTTCCGAGTGTCTTAGCTCTTCTACAAGGTGCTGGCGGTAATCCAGAATGTCGTAATATGACAATTGTTAGTAGTACTGTTATTGGAAATGTGTCGATCAATACAACATACCACGAAACTGAATATTACTATCCAACTCCAAGATACCCCGTTGAACTGTATTTCATTGTCATCGGTATTTTACTGTGTGTAAGTTTATTATCACATTCTATGTTGGCACATATGCCTATAATTGCCAAGATTCACCTCAGAGATGACGAAAACTCTAAGCCAAAGCATACAAAATCCATTCGTTGGAGTTCGTCTACCGAAATTACCACAGAAACATCAAACCTTTACGCATCCCAATCAAAGCCAAAACACTACGGTACAGACAACACTttgtacaaaaacaaagaaaagacTGAGAATAAGGTAATGCAAAATGAAAATGCAGACCCAATTGATTCTAGCTTAGAAAATGAAGATGCACCTACTGAGGACCAACCATTGCTAAAGAAATCCCGAAGTGTATCACTGTGCAGACGAGATTGGATCTACCTACTAACTATGCACGGATGGTCATGTGCAATGACATATTCTGTTATGCCTTCGATTCAGGCTTATTCAACTCTGCCCTATGGAAATGCCACCTATCACTTTGCAGTGACATTGGGACTGGTGACGATGCCAACAGCAAGTTTATGTGTACATTGGTTGCCTGCCAAATCTAACGTCTCTATCGGTGTTTTCAGCACTCTGGCCACACTTGTTGCAAGCTATATCATCTACATAGGTCTGACAAGTCCAAACCCTCCATTATGTGGCAGTATGTGGGGACCAATTCTATCA GTTACGTCATGGATTCTCTTCTATTTTCTATTCACTTACGTAAGGGTGTCCGTAGGTGTCCTTTTCAGAGAGGAGGGGCATACAGCTCTGCTTTGGTATGGTGGTGTATTAATAATTGCATCATTCCTTGGAGCGGTAGTAACTTTCCCTATGGTTAATGTCCTACATTTATTTCAATCAAACGACCCCTGTGAATTTACATGTTATTAG
- the LOC144436020 gene encoding LOW QUALITY PROTEIN: putative oxidoreductase YteT (The sequence of the model RefSeq protein was modified relative to this genomic sequence to represent the inferred CDS: inserted 1 base in 1 codon) encodes MKQVTAVVIGAGDRGTNYAAFALDVPERFKIVGVAEPRQFSREKMQKLHHIPDDKVFSEWSELVKTXKLADVAIITTQDQGHKAPAISCANMGYHLLLEKPMAVTEEDCREIVVACEKNRVMVAVAHVLRYFPPIIKIKELIDSGAVGDVVNIQHTEQAGFSLFAHAYVRGDWRKEESSTFSLLSKSCHDIDLLKYWMGNVSCTHVSSFGSLQHFRKKNKPTGASSRCMDCTVEADCPYSAKKHYIPQIQQGNTGWPVSVVCRVPVPDIENVTDALKHGPYGRCVYECDNDVCDNQVVNFNFEGGRTASFTMVAFTELASRRKTTVYGTKGEIRSDGMDVYLFDFNKKETEKYNCDATPPIETTLGAHSFADYHFMDAFVKAIATNDVSGIKTGPQDTLASHILVFAAEKSRKENRVITINGDLTYQ; translated from the exons ATTGTCGGTGTAGCTGAACCCCGACAGTTTTCCAGGGAGAAAATGCAAAAGTTGCATCACATTCCTGATGATAAAGTCTTTTCTGAGTGGTCAGAATTAGTCAAGA GAAAACTTGCAGATGTTGCCATAATAACAACTCAGGACCAAGGTCACAAG GCCCCAGCCATATCATGTGCTAATATGGGCTACCATTTACTGCTGGAGAAACCCATGGCA GTAACAGAAGAAGATTGCCGTGAAATAGTAGTGGCATGCGAGAAGAACAGAGTTATGGTTGCTGTGGCACACGTACTCAGATATTTCCCACCGATAATCAAAATCAAG GAATTAATTGACAGTGGTGCAGTTGGGGACGTTGTGAATATCCAACATACAGAACAG GCCGGATTTTCGCTTTTTGCCCATGCATATGTTAGAGGCGACTGGAGGAAAGAGGAAAGCAGTACGTTTTCCCTGTTGTCAAAATCATGTCATGATATCGATCTCTTGAAATACTGGATGGGAAATGTAAG TTGTACGCACGTATCATCCTTTGGCTCTCTGCAACATTTCAGAAAGAAAAATAAG CCAACAGGTGCCAGCTCCAGATGTATGGATTGTACCGTTGAAGCTGACTGTCCGTATTCTGCCAAGAAACACTACATTCCTCAAATTCAACAG GGAAACACGGGCTGGCCTGTGTCTGTTGTATGTCGTGTTCCTGTTCCTGACATAGAGAACGTTACCGATGCGCTAAAACACGGACCATATGGACGATGTGTCTATGAATGTGACAACGATGTTTGTGATAATCAAGTTGTCAACTTCAACTTTGAGGGCGGTAGAACAGCATCTTTCACTATGGTAGCATTTACCGAGCTTGCGAGCAGAAGAAAAACAACTGTGTATGGCACTAAG GGAGAGATACGCTCTGATGGTATGGATGTGTATCTGTTTGATTTCAACAAAAAGGAAACAGAAAAATATAACTGTGATGCAACACCACCAATAGAGACAACACTGGGTGCACATAGCTTTGCTGATTATCATTTTATGGATGCATTTGTTAAAGCCATTGCA ACTAATGATGTATCTGGAATCAAGACCGGACCTCAGGATACACTAGCCAGTCATATTCTAGTCTTTGCTGCTGAGAAATCAAGAAAAGAAAACAGAGTTATTACAATAAATGGAGATTTAACTTATCAGTAA
- the LOC144435025 gene encoding riboflavin transporter 2-like, whose translation METKNNKSFISVVHTLVCLFGMASWLSNSGLMLQLPIMVNYLPEGWALGSYTTLINQSANIGVIAFCIAQCFTSKRFEIPTNQVILSVEMLACIMLALFWDQTSGTTEGEEHSTSLLIICVFMALGNSTSSLSFLAFMTLFPNVYMGPFFVGDGLSTFVPSVLALLQGAGGNPECRNITIINSTVIANVSINTTYHESEYYYPPPRFSVEVYFVLIAILLCISLISHSMLAHMPIITKIHLREDENSKPKHTKSIRWSSSTEITTETSSVYSSQTKPKQYGTDKRLYKDKEKTENKKSRSVLRRRDWIYLLTMHGWSCAMTNAVMPSIQAYSTLPYGNASYHFAVTLGLMMMPTASLCVHWLPAKSNVSIGVLSTMATLVASYIFYIGLTSPYPPLCGSMWGPILSVTSWILFYFLFTYVRVSVGVLFREEGHTALLWYGGVIVIASFLGAVVTFPMVNVLHLFQSNDPCEFTCY comes from the exons ATGGAaaccaaaaacaacaaatcaTTCATCTCCGTTGTACATACATTGGTGTGTTTATTCGGAATGGCATCTTGGCTGAGTAATAGTGGGCTTATGTTACAATTGCCAATAATGGTGAACTATCTTCCAGAAGGCTGGGCCTTAGGCTCTTATACCacattaattaatcaatcagcAAACATTGGAGTCATCGCTTTCTGCATAGCCCAATGTTTTACATCGAAAAGGTTTGAAATTCCTACCAATCAGGTAATACTTTCAGTAGAAATGTTGGCATGTATTATGCTTGCATTGTTCTGGGACCAGACTTCGGGTACTACGGAAGGAGAAGAACACAGCACTTCCTTGCTGATAATTTGTGTCTTTATGGCATTGGGAAATAGTACGTCGAGTCTGTCATTTTTAGCATTTATGACACTGTTTCCGAATGTTTATATGGGACCATTCTTTGTTGGTGATGGATTGAGTACCTTTGTTCCGAGTGTCTTAGCTCTTCTACAAGGTGCTGGCGGTAATCCAGAATGTCGTAATATTACAATTATCAATAGTACTGTTATTGCAAATGTGTCAATCAATACAACATACCACGAAAGTGAATATTACTATCCACCGCCACGATTCTCCGTTGAAGTGTATTTCGTCCTCATCGCCATTTTACTGTGTATAAGTTTAATATCACATTCTATGTTGGCACATATGCCTATAATTACCAAGATTCATCTCAGGGAGGACGAAAACTCTAAGCCAAAGCATACAAAATCCATTCGTTGGAGTTCGTCTACTGAAATTACCACAGAAACATCAAGTGTTTACTCATCTCAAACAAAGCCAAAACAATACGGTACAGACAAACGTTTGTACAAAGACAAAGAAAAGACTGAGAATAAA AAATCCCGAAGTGTACTGCGCAGACGAGATTGGATCTACCTATTAACTATGCACGGATGGTCATGTGCAATGACAAATGCAGTTATGCCTTCGATTCAGGCTTATTCAACTCTACCCTACGGAAATGCCTCCTATCATTTTGCAGTGACATTGGGGCTGATGATGATGCCGACAGCAAGTTTATGTGTACATTGGTTGCCTGCCAAATCTAACGTCTCTATCGGTGTTCTCAGCACTATGGCCACACTTGTTGCAAGCTATATCTTCTACATAGGTCTGACAAGTCCATATCCTCCGTTATGTGGCAGTATGTGGGGACCAATTCTATCA GTTACGTCATGGATTCTCTTCTATTTTCTATTCACTTACGTGAGGGTGTCCGTAGGAGTCCTTTTCAGAGAGGAGGGTCATACAGCTCTGCTTTGGTATGGTGGTGTAATAGTAATTGCGTCATTCCTTGGTGCTGTAGTAACTTTCCCTATGGTTAATGTCCTACATTTGTTTCAATCAAACGACCCCTGTGAATTTACATGTTATTAA